The genomic window GCCATCCCGGCCCAGTCGATGCTGGCGGCGCTGTAAGGCTGCTTCGCTGCAACGAAAAAGCCGCCCTTCGGGGCGGCTTTTTTGTGCCTGTCGGATGGGTTTTTCGTAGGAGCGAGCTTGCTCGCGAACGGTACTTTCCGGCGGCTCCAGTGCCAGGGTGGTTCGCGAGCAAGCTCGCTCCTACAGGGGGCACCGCTGCGCAGGTCCGTAGGATGGCGTGGAGCGAAGCGATACCCATCATGGCGGATAACGCTGCGCGTTATGCGCCCTACACTGAGATCAGCCCTGGCGTAGGGAGCATAACGGCGAGGCCGTTATCCGCCGATGTGTTCAAGCTTCAGTGCAACTTCAGGCGCGGCTCGGTGCTCCGCCCGATGCGGTCCGCGATCATCAGCAGCGCGGTGCGGAACGGCCCGTACAGCGCCATCTGGTGCATGCGGTAGAGCGACACGTAGAACATCCGCGCCAGCCAGCCCTCGAGCTTCACGCTGCCCATCAGGTTACCCATCAGGTTGCCCACCGCGCTGAAGCGCGACAGCGAGATCAGCGAGCCATAGTCGGTGTAGCGATACTCCGGCAGCGGCTCGCCCTCCAAGCGCGCGACGATGGCCTTGGCCAGCAGCGACGCCTGCTGGTGCGCCGCCTGGGCGCGTGGCGGCACGTTGCGTTCGCTGCCATCGCCCAGCGGGCAGGCGGCGCAATCGCCGAAGGCGAAGATGTTGTCGTCGCGAGTGGTTTGCAGGGTAGGGCGGACCACCAACTGGTTGATGCGGTTGGTTTCCAGGCCGTCGATCTCCTTGAGCAGGCTCGGCGCGCGGATGCCCGCCGCCCACACTTTCAGGCTCGCCGGAATGAACTCGCCCACCGCCGTGCGCAGCCCGTCCGCAGTCACCTCCTGCACCGCCGAACCGGTGAGCACGCGCACGCCGAGCTTCTCCAGCGTCTGGTGCACCGGGCGGCTGATGCGCTCGGGCAGCGCCGGCAGTACGCGCGGGCCAGCCTCGATCAGGGTGATGCGCATGTTCTGCGGCTGGATGCCGGTCAGGCCGTAGGCCGCCAGCTCCTGCGCGGCGTGGTGCAGTTCCGCCGACAGCTCGACCCCCGTGGCACCGGCGCCGACGATGGCGACGCTGATCTGATCGTCCTTGTCCTGCCCGGCGTGGGCGCGCAGATAATGGGTCAGCAGCAGCTTGTGGAAGCGCTCGGCCTGCTCGCGGGTATCCAGGAAGATGCAATGATCCGCAGCGCCCTGGGTGCCGAAGTCATTGGTGGTGCTGCCGATGGCCAGGACCAGCGTGTCGTAGTCCAGCGCGCGCGCCGGCATCAGCTCCTCGCCCTGCTCGTCGAGCGTGGCGGCGAGCTGGATGCGCTGGCTCGCGCGGTCCAGGCCGGTGAGGCGGCCGAGCTGGAATTCGAAGTGGTTCCATTTCGCCTGGGCGACGTAGTTCAGCTCATCCTCGTAAGAGTTGAGCGAGCCGGCGGCCACTTCGTGCAGCAGGGGTTTCCAGATGTGGGTGAGGTTGGCGTCGACGAGCGTAATACGCGCCTTGCCTTGTTTACCCAGGGTGCGGCCGAGACGGGTCGCGAGCTCCAGCCCGCCGGCGCCGCCGCCGACGATCACGATACGATGGGACATGGTGCATTCTCATAGCTTAAGGAATCCTGTATCGGCCCGTGGCGGCACGGCGCTCACGCAAGGTAGGCCAGGAGGCGGCTCAGCAAACCCAGGGCGATGACCACAGCGAGCAAGCCACCCATCATCAGCCAGGGCTTGAACGGCGCACGCTGGACCTGGTGGACGGGGGAGCTGAGGTACTGATCGACCTTCTGCTGGTCTTCGGGGCTCAGGCGACTGGGCATGGGCGGCCTCCGTTTATAATGTCCTGCATTCTAGTAGGGCTCGGGCGGCCTCTCAATGCGCCGCCGATCAATGCCGCATTGCACCGGCGCCTATTTACAGGCCGACGCCCATGTCGAAGAGGATGCTGCGGCCCAGGCTGCCGCGCAGAAAGTCCGGCGCGTCACTGTGGGCGAAGAGCACGCGGGCGAAGGTCGGGCCGACCACCGACAACGAGCGCCACCCCTGGCGCAGGTATTCGGTGGGGGGTGGGAAGGGCGTATTGAAGTCCGGCGTCTCGCGCTTGAGGCTGACGAACGCCAGCAGGTCCAGCTCGCGCGGGTCGATGCCGCGCTCGGTGTAGTTGTGCGCTTTCTTGCGCAGCGTCGGCGCCAGGCGCGCCTGCAGTTCCGCGCAGGGAATCCGGCGCGGTCGCTGCTCACGGCGGATCAACTGGTTGAGGCTCTGGGCCATGCGCCGGCGCAGCAGCTCCTCCTTCCATTCCTCGTTGAGCCGGCGCCCTTGGTCGAGCACGAAGAAGACCTCGAAGGCGGCATCGCGGAACAGCACGTCCGGTGGCTGCTGCGTGGGCGCGATGAAATCTTCCTGGCGATACGGCACCTTCAGCGCCTGCAGCAGCCGCTGGCAGGCCCAGCACTCCCGCTCCCATTTGCGGGCGTTGGAGAGGAAGTCATTGGCTTGTTCCGCCTGGCGCGTCAGCAGGCGCAGATAGTCGGTCTCGTTCATGACTCAAGCATAGTTGCTGGCGGCCGGAGGCGAGCGCCGATGGCGGTGTAGACTGTTGCCAATCATTGTCGGGTCCAGGCAAGGGGGACGCGTGAAACGATTGCTGGGCGGATGGCTGTTGATGGTGCTGGCAAGCGCGGCGGTGGCGCAGGAGTCGCCCGCCATCGGCTGGACGCTGCTGGACCAGTTCGACAAACCCTATACCGCAGACGCTGACCTGAACGTCCTGCTGATCGCCCACGACATGGCCGGCTCCAAGCTGGTCAAGGCAGCGCTGGCCGATCGTCCGCAGGGCTATCTCGAAGCGCGGCACGCCGCCTTCGTCGCCGACATCAGCCGCATGCCGGCCGCCATCTCCAAGCTGTTCGCCATCCCCGCCATGCGCGACTACCCCTACCGCGTGCTGCTCGACCGCGGGCCGCGCGTGGCCAGCCGCTTCCCCGGCCAGGCCGATGCGGTGACCTGGCTGCAGCTGGACCAGGGCAAGGTCGTCTCGACCCATCAGTTCGACTCGGTGCAGGCCCTGCGCCAGGTGTTGGAGCGGGGCACGCCGTGATCGCCGCACAGCTGCTGTCGGCCGAAACCCTGGAGATCGGCTGGGCGATCTACCTGCCCATCGTCGCCTGGGCCATCTGGCGCGCGCCGTGGCTGGAACTGGTCAGCGACTTTCGCCGCCAGCACCTGGTGTTCGGCACCATGCTCGGGCTATTCCTGCTATGGCTGGTGCGGCGGGACTTCGCCTCTGGCGTGTCCTTCCACTTCATCGGCATGACCGCCGTGACCCTGCTGCTGGACTGGCCACTGGCAATTCTGGTCGGCCTCGTGGCGCAGCTCGGCCTGTGCGCCATCGGCCGACAGGACTGGGCCGCCCTCGGCGTCAACGGCATCCTGCTGGTGCTGATTCCGGTGGTCATCACCGAACTGGCGGCGATCTTCGTCGAGCGCCGCCAGCCTCGAAACCTGTTCGTCTACATCTTCTGCTCGGGCTTCTTCCCGGCGGCGCTGGCGGCCGTGTGCAGCCTGCTGCTGGGCCTAGGCCTGCTGTGGATGGACGGGCTGTTCCCCATGCCGCCGTGGATCGAGGACTTCATCGGCTACCTCTGGCTGATCATGTTCCCCGAGGCCTTCATCAACGGCACCATCGTCACCGGGCTGGTGGTCTTCTACCCGGACTGGCTGGAAACCTTCAACCGCACGCGCTACCTGCAGGCGCCGTGGAAGGACGACGATGAGCCGCGTTGATGTTCGTACATCGTCCAGGTGCATCGCCGCCGTCGATTGATCCAGGTCAGTTCGCGAAGCTCGGGCGATCAGGGAAGCTTTCTCCCCCATTCGCAGGAGATTGCCTATGAGCATTCACAGCTGGGCCGAGCAGCGTCTTTCAGAGCTGCTGATCGAAGCCGAAGCCGGCGGGCAGGACCCGCAACTGGTCGTGCGCGCACTGCTCAGCGCGGTGGTGCGGGCCAATGCGCAAGTGCGCACGCAGGAGGATCTGGAGCACGAACTGCACTTCCTCGCCGATAACCTGGACGAGGATCGGGACTACACCTTCATGCGTCCCTGAACGAAAAAGGCCCGCATCCGCGGGCCTTTTCTCTTCTGTAGGAGCGAGCTTGCTCGCGAACGCTCTTTCGTAGGGAAACCCGCAGCTCGGGCGGTTCGCGAGCAAGCTCGCTCCTACGAAAAGCCAATCCTTGGCGCAGAAAAAGCCACCTCGAGGGGGGGGGGCTCAATGCCCGCGCGGCTTCTCGAGATCGCCGGAGAACAGCTCGTCTTCCAGATTGTCGCCGGGAATGGCGTGCTCTTCCGCCGCCCAGGCGCCCAGGTCGATCAGCTTGCAGCGGTGCGAGCAGAAGGGGCGGTACTCGCTCTTGGCGCTCCACTCCACGGGCGCGCCGCAGGTGGGGCATTCCACGGTCAGGGGTTGGCTCATGGTTGTCCTCCACGCAGGCCGAGATAGAACTGATGCAGACGCTCGACCTGCTGATGCAGGTGGCCGAGGTCGCCATCGTTGAGCAGCACGTCGTCCGCGTGCTTGAGCCGGTCGTCGCGCAAGGCCTGGGCCTTGAGAATCGAACGGACGTGATCTTCCGACACCTGGTCGCGGCTCATGGTGCGCTCCAGTTGCAGGTGTTCGGGGGTATCCACCACCAGTACGCGCTGGGTCATGCGGTGCTGCCCGGACTCCACCAGCAGCGGCGAGACCAGGATGGCGTAGGGCGATTGCGCCTGCGCCAGGTTGCTGGCGATTTCCTGGCCGATGAGCGGGTGCAGCAGTTGCTCCAGCCAGCGGCGCTCGTCCTCGGCCTTGAAGATGCGCTCGCGCAGGGCGGCGCGGTTGAGCTGGCCGTCCGGCAGCAGCATGGCGTCGCCGAAGCGCTCGACTATCTTCGCCAGGGCAGGGCGGCCGGGTTCCACCACCCAGCGCGCGGCGTGGTCGGCGTCGACCGTATGGATGCCCAGCGAGGCGAAATGCTCGGCAGCGGCGCTCTTGCCGCTGCCGATGCCGCCGGTGAGGCCCAGAATCCAGGGTTTCATCATTCTCCTTCAGCCGGCCCGGTGGCCGTCCAGAAGCGCCGATGAAACTCGGCGCAGGAGAAGGCTAGCGGAAACCGGCGAACTGCAGATAGGTCGCGGTTATTTGATCACCCCAGAGCAATGCAATCCAGCCGGCGATGGCCAGATAGGGGCCGAAGGGGATAGGGGTACTGGTTTCCGCGTTGCGCAGGCGCAGCATGATCACGCCCAGCACCGCGCCCACCAGCGACGACAGCAGGATGGTCAGCGGCAGCACCTGCCAGCCCCCCCAGGCGCCGAGCATGGCCAGCAGCTTGAAGTCGCCGTAGCCCATGCCTTCCTTGCCGGTGATCAGCTTGAACAACCAGTACACCGACCACAGGCTCAGGTAACCGAACACCGCGCCCCAGAGCGCGTCGCCCAGGTTGGTGAAGAGGCCGAAGTGGTTGACGATGAGACCGAGCCACAGCAACGGCAACACCAAGTCGTCCGGCAGCAGCTGATGATCGATATCGATCATGCTCATCGCCAGCAAGCCCCAGGTCAGCAACAGCATCGCCCCCGCCTGCCAGCCAAAGCCGTAATGCCAGGCAATGAAGGCTGACAGCGCACCGCAAGCGAGCTCCACCAGCGGATAACGCTTGCTGATCGGCGCCTTGCAGGCCGAACACTTTCCGCCCAAAACCAGCCAACTGACCACCGGGACATTCTCCCAGGGCTTGATCTCGTGGGCGCAGTGCGGGCACCGGGAGTTCGGCAATACCAGGTTATACGTCGGCTGCTTCTCGCCCTCCGGCAGCCCCAATGTTTCCCGCGCCTGCTGCTGCCAATCGAGCTGCATCATCCGCGGCAGGCGATGGATCACCACGTTGAGGAAGCTGCCCACCAGCAGGCCGAGGAGGGTGACGCATAAAACAAAGGCCAGCGGGGTGCTGGCCAGGAAATCGAGCACTGGCATGCTTAGACGACTTTGCCGAGCTGGAAAATGGGAAGGTACATGGCGATGACCAAGCCGCCGACCAGTACACCTAGGACCGCCATGATCATCGGCTCCATCAGGGTGGTCAGATTATCGACGGCGTTATCCACTTCTTCTTCGTAGTATGTTGCGACCTTATCGAGCATGGCATCCAGTGAGCCTGACTCTTCTCCGATGGCTGCCATTTGCACTGCCATGCTCGGAAAAACCCCAGTGGTGCGCATCGAGAAGTTCAATTGGGTCCCGCTAGATACGTCCTGCTTGATACGGGAGACGGCATTACGAAAAACCACGTTGCCCGTTGCTCCGGAAACCGAGTCCAGAGCTTCGACGAGTGGTACACCCGCAGCAAAAGTCGTCGATAGCGTACGTGCATATCTTGCGACTGCCGCTTTGTAAATGATGTCCCCGACAACCGGGATTTTCAGCAGGCCGCGATCGACAGAGTTTCGGAAGTTTTCCGAGCGACGGTGGAACTCGCGAAAACCAAAGGCGACGCCAAAAAGTCCTAGCAGCACGATGAACCACCATGCAGTGAGCACTTCGGAAAGGCTAACGACCATTCTGGTAAACGCGGGGAGCTCGGCGCCGAACCCTTCGAATACTGACTGAAACTGGGGAACAACCTTGATTAGAAGGATTGCGGAAACCACGATTGCGACGATGATGACGGCAATAGGGTAGGTCATTGCCTTCTTAATCTTGGCTTTGAGCGACTCGGTCTTTTCCTTGTAGGTCGCAACCCGGTCGAGCAAGGTTTCCAATGCACCTGATTGCTCACCAGCGTCGACGAGGTTGCAATACAGGTCATCGAAGTATTGCGGCTTTTTGCGCAGTGAGTTCGCCAAGCTATTACCCGCTGCAACTTCCTGTTTGACTTCCTCGACCAGCTTGCGCATGTTCGGGTTTTCGAAGCCTTCCGCGATGATATCGAAGGACTGGAGCAGCGGGACGCCCGAGCCCATCATAGTCGCCATTTGGCGAGTAAACAGGGCGATGTCCAGAGGCTTGATCTTCTTGCCCTTGCTGAACAGGGATATGCCCTTCTTTCGGACCTTAGTCGGGTTGATGCCCTGCTTACGCAGTTGCGCCTTGATCAGTGCAGTACTGGCTCCTGACAACTCCCCTTTGATCTTCCCGCCCTTTCTGTCGGTGCCTTCCCAGAGAAAGACACTCGTCTTTAATGCTTTGTCCGCCATGGATTAATCCTTGGTCACGCGGTTGACTTCTTCGAGACTGGTGATGCCTTGCATTGCCTTCATCAGTCCCGAAGTGCGCAGATCGTTGAAGCCTTCTTTGCGGGCTTGATCGGCGATCTGAATGGAGTTGCCTTCCTCCATGATAATGCGCTGCAGGCTGGGCGTGTTTTTAACTACTTCATAAATGCCCACACGTCCTTTGTAACCGCCCTTGCAATTTTCGCATCCGACCGGGGAGTAAAGCTTGAAGGAGCCAATCCGCTCGGCCGGGAAGCCCTCATGCAGCAATGCTTCTCGGGGAACATCGTGCTCCTTCTTGCAGTGGGGGCAAAGTTTACGGGCAAGTCGTTGAGCGATGATCAGGTTGACCGAGGTTGCGAGGTTGAACGCGGCTACACCCATATTGAGCAGACGAGTAAGAGTTTCCGCTGCGCTGTTGGTGTGCAGCGTCGACATCACCATGTGTCCGGTTTGCGCCGCCTTGATGGCAATTTCCGCGGTTTCCAAGTCGCGGATTTCCCCGACCATGATCACATCGGGGTCCTGGCGGAGAAACGCGCGAAGCGCCTGAGAGAA from Pseudomonas sp. GCEP-101 includes these protein-coding regions:
- a CDS encoding NAD(P)/FAD-dependent oxidoreductase, which produces MSHRIVIVGGGAGGLELATRLGRTLGKQGKARITLVDANLTHIWKPLLHEVAAGSLNSYEDELNYVAQAKWNHFEFQLGRLTGLDRASQRIQLAATLDEQGEELMPARALDYDTLVLAIGSTTNDFGTQGAADHCIFLDTREQAERFHKLLLTHYLRAHAGQDKDDQISVAIVGAGATGVELSAELHHAAQELAAYGLTGIQPQNMRITLIEAGPRVLPALPERISRPVHQTLEKLGVRVLTGSAVQEVTADGLRTAVGEFIPASLKVWAAGIRAPSLLKEIDGLETNRINQLVVRPTLQTTRDDNIFAFGDCAACPLGDGSERNVPPRAQAAHQQASLLAKAIVARLEGEPLPEYRYTDYGSLISLSRFSAVGNLMGNLMGSVKLEGWLARMFYVSLYRMHQMALYGPFRTALLMIADRIGRSTEPRLKLH
- a CDS encoding DUF3094 domain-containing protein; the encoded protein is MPSRLSPEDQQKVDQYLSSPVHQVQRAPFKPWLMMGGLLAVVIALGLLSRLLAYLA
- a CDS encoding DUF1780 domain-containing protein translates to MNETDYLRLLTRQAEQANDFLSNARKWERECWACQRLLQALKVPYRQEDFIAPTQQPPDVLFRDAAFEVFFVLDQGRRLNEEWKEELLRRRMAQSLNQLIRREQRPRRIPCAELQARLAPTLRKKAHNYTERGIDPRELDLLAFVSLKRETPDFNTPFPPPTEYLRQGWRSLSVVGPTFARVLFAHSDAPDFLRGSLGRSILFDMGVGL
- a CDS encoding FAD/FMN-containing dehydrogenase: MKRLLGGWLLMVLASAAVAQESPAIGWTLLDQFDKPYTADADLNVLLIAHDMAGSKLVKAALADRPQGYLEARHAAFVADISRMPAAISKLFAIPAMRDYPYRVLLDRGPRVASRFPGQADAVTWLQLDQGKVVSTHQFDSVQALRQVLERGTP
- a CDS encoding energy-coupling factor ABC transporter permease, which gives rise to MIAAQLLSAETLEIGWAIYLPIVAWAIWRAPWLELVSDFRRQHLVFGTMLGLFLLWLVRRDFASGVSFHFIGMTAVTLLLDWPLAILVGLVAQLGLCAIGRQDWAALGVNGILLVLIPVVITELAAIFVERRQPRNLFVYIFCSGFFPAALAAVCSLLLGLGLLWMDGLFPMPPWIEDFIGYLWLIMFPEAFINGTIVTGLVVFYPDWLETFNRTRYLQAPWKDDDEPR
- the yacG gene encoding DNA gyrase inhibitor YacG, whose protein sequence is MSQPLTVECPTCGAPVEWSAKSEYRPFCSHRCKLIDLGAWAAEEHAIPGDNLEDELFSGDLEKPRGH
- the coaE gene encoding dephospho-CoA kinase (Dephospho-CoA kinase (CoaE) performs the final step in coenzyme A biosynthesis.), with the translated sequence MMKPWILGLTGGIGSGKSAAAEHFASLGIHTVDADHAARWVVEPGRPALAKIVERFGDAMLLPDGQLNRAALRERIFKAEDERRWLEQLLHPLIGQEIASNLAQAQSPYAILVSPLLVESGQHRMTQRVLVVDTPEHLQLERTMSRDQVSEDHVRSILKAQALRDDRLKHADDVLLNDGDLGHLHQQVERLHQFYLGLRGGQP
- a CDS encoding prepilin peptidase — encoded protein: MPVLDFLASTPLAFVLCVTLLGLLVGSFLNVVIHRLPRMMQLDWQQQARETLGLPEGEKQPTYNLVLPNSRCPHCAHEIKPWENVPVVSWLVLGGKCSACKAPISKRYPLVELACGALSAFIAWHYGFGWQAGAMLLLTWGLLAMSMIDIDHQLLPDDLVLPLLWLGLIVNHFGLFTNLGDALWGAVFGYLSLWSVYWLFKLITGKEGMGYGDFKLLAMLGAWGGWQVLPLTILLSSLVGAVLGVIMLRLRNAETSTPIPFGPYLAIAGWIALLWGDQITATYLQFAGFR
- a CDS encoding type II secretion system F family protein, with the translated sequence MADKALKTSVFLWEGTDRKGGKIKGELSGASTALIKAQLRKQGINPTKVRKKGISLFSKGKKIKPLDIALFTRQMATMMGSGVPLLQSFDIIAEGFENPNMRKLVEEVKQEVAAGNSLANSLRKKPQYFDDLYCNLVDAGEQSGALETLLDRVATYKEKTESLKAKIKKAMTYPIAVIIVAIVVSAILLIKVVPQFQSVFEGFGAELPAFTRMVVSLSEVLTAWWFIVLLGLFGVAFGFREFHRRSENFRNSVDRGLLKIPVVGDIIYKAAVARYARTLSTTFAAGVPLVEALDSVSGATGNVVFRNAVSRIKQDVSSGTQLNFSMRTTGVFPSMAVQMAAIGEESGSLDAMLDKVATYYEEEVDNAVDNLTTLMEPMIMAVLGVLVGGLVIAMYLPIFQLGKVV